AAAATCCGGGAAAAGAGGAATGTGTGTATCAGTGAAAAAGATTTGATTGACGTGTGATTGACATTTAAACGAAGACCGCCAAGCAGACAATAACGCGCTGAAAGGGGAGGAGAATTCACGCTACCAAAAGAAGGAGGAACATGCACATGGCGATTAAGACATTTCGGCTCAAGAACCTTGAACGgggcttgtggactgggcggggcaTCTCTAATATGATGCCCGCCCAAAATACACACAGAAGATGGCGGCGCGTCAAGACTAGCAAGGGTTACGGGCGATGATGTAAGGTCAGCTGCTTTATCGGTGGCCCCATctgccagctggaagattctctTGGGTTTGTCTTATCTACATAGGGGTTTGGGCCTCATTTGTAAGGGCCCAAATGTGGAACAATCTAGATGTTGActtcaccctctataaaagggaggtTTTCACCTTGTATCTGACAACTTTATGataattaatgagaatatttccTTTTATTACATAATGTCCTTATttgagctctgctagggtttcctaGGTGTACCTTTCTTACCTAAGATATACTCTAGTACATAACAGCCTTCATTGCAGCACTCATCAATCAAGACATCATATGTTAGTGCATGTGGCACCAACGCTGACTCTGTCTCTAACATCTTAAGAAGTAAATCAGATGCTTCCTAGCTCAATCCCTCCATCTTTACACATCACAAAAGTAAAGAATTATAGCTGTAACCACTTAGTGCAAGTCCTATATCATTCATTATCAGTAATAGTCCTAGTAAGATGTGCAACTGATTCTCGCATTTCGTATGAAAATCCGTTCATGAGGAAGATGAAGCCCTTAGTGAGGAAATTCTCTTTGAAAATCAGAAAAAGTCAACATTTTCCAAacttaaattcaaaatattagACCAAGAAAAATCCCATGTACGACCAATTTATCATTTCAATTCCAGGTTATACATAAAGAGATCAACAGTTAGCTACTGATTcaagcataaaaaaaaatctctcgCATTGATGAGAGAGCATTGCTATAACTGTACATTCTATAAGTCAATCTGAATGGAATTACTATATTTCTACTTATGCCAGCCTCAACGAGTCTAGCATTTTCtaagattggaaaactcaacgaTCAGCTACCAAAGCCGGGTTATCATTCTCAGGGAAAGCAGCAACGTTGTTAAGTGCAGGCATGTCAGTTCTACCGTCTGCGCTATTACCTCCATCAACCTGGTCATTACATgaaaaaaaaggtgaaagaaTGCACATAGTACAAATTTACAATACTGATTGATAGATAGTAAGTAAAGGCATGCCTTCTCCAAATTCTTGTTTCACAGAGGTCATGGCGCTGATTTTTCCCAGGTCGATGACACTGTTTTTGGCATCTTTGTTTGCTGGTTTAGTTGCAGTTTGGGAGATGAGAAACAAATGGGTTTTCGAGGGTATTTTAGTTGGACGTTGGGTGGCTTTTGAGTAGGGTTCAACAACTTGTATTGTCGGCTGCGCGTGGTTCGCGTGGTGGTGGGGGACAACCTCCTACCGAGGATGATGCGCGGTGGGTTCCTCCTGGGTTGGATGTCGTTAAGGTGAATTTTGATGCAGCTTTTGAGGTGGTGCAGGGCGCTGTTTGGGTTTGGTTGCTCGAGGTTGGGAAGGGCTCCTATTGGCGATGGGTTGTGGCCCGGTGACTAGTGTTGCGCCCCCTCTCATGGCGGAGTTGGGCTCTCCGGATAGCGTTGGACTGTGGTTTTAGAAGGGAAGCTTTTGAGACTGATTACAAAGTTTTGTTCAATGCTTGTCATAAGCATGGTCCGGATATATCTTATTTTGCTTCCATTTTGGGTGATTGTAAAACTTTGGTGTtatcttttgatttttttagtcTTTTATTAAAAGGTTTGGGAATCAAGTGGCAGATTTTGTTTCAAAACTGGCCTATGATTCTCCCGATGTTATTTGGTTGGAGGATATGCCTCCTGAAGGAAATATTTTTCGTGCATAATATTGATGGGTAAACACCCTATTTATACAAATAAACTGTTGACtaataataaaattcaaactcTAATTATAGGCATAATTACATAAGAATAAATACAAGAATTTGCTATCACACTTCACATGTTTCTAGCGATTCACATGGCATTATCAAATGATACAAGTCTTGGATAAGAATCTACAACGCACTAGAACGCCCTTGTTGACGATCTTTTACTCCGACAACATCTAGGGTTCCTCGAACAATGTGATATCTCACACCGGGTAAATCCATAACCCTTCCCCCTCTTACTAAGACTATAGAATGTTCTTGTAAATTATGGCtaacctcccgcttcgactggaacgaaaatcatcaaagaggACCCGGGGAAGGCCCTTGGTAAATATGTCCACAATCTGATAACggaaaggaacatgaaggacgcgAGCCTGGCCACGTGCGACCTTTTCCCGAACAAAGTGGATATCCATCTCTATATGTTTGGTACGCTGATGGTGCACTAGATTTCAAGAGaggtagatggcactaacattgtCACAGTGAACCAATGTTGCCTAACATAGAGGAAAGTGAAGCTCCGGAAGTAAATTGCGGATCCAGCAAGACTCGGAGACAACATTATCCAGCAAGACTCGGAGACAACATTAGCAACACCCCGGTATTCAGCTTCAACACTAGAGCGAGATAGGGTGGGTTGCCGCTTAGATGACCAAGAAATAAGATTGTCACCAAGGAAAACACAGTAGCCAGAAGTAGAGCGTCTGGTGTCAGAACATCCCCCCCAGTCAGCATCCGTATAAGAAACAAGTTTCTCaataggggagggatacaaGTGAAGACCGTAATTCAGAGTGCCACGAACATAGCGTAAGACACGCTTGAGAGCAAGCATATGGTCGGTGTGGGGAGCATGCATGTGTAAGCACACCTGCTGAACAACATAGGAAATGTCAGGACGAGTGAAGGTGAGGTACTGTAAGGCACCAGCAAGACTCTGATACAAAGTGGCATCCTCACAAGGAGTCCCAGAAGAAGAACGGAGCTTCTGCTTCGTGTCAACCGGAGTAGCAGAAGGGTTGCACGACGCCATGCCGGCGCGGGCAATGATCTCAATGGCATAAGTGCTCTGACTGAGGAAAAGACCACCGGCATGCCGAGTGACAGTgatgccaaggaaataactcagaggacccagatccttcatagcaaattCGGATGCAAGAAGTGTCATAAAGGATTTGCGAACATCATGAGATGAAGCAAcgaggatgatgtcatcaacatatcgTAGAATATAGACAATGTTAGTACCCCGCCGGAAGATAAAAAGGGAATGATCTGAAATGCTGTGTTGGAAGCCAATAGAGGAAATATAGTCAGCAAACCGCTgataccaagcacgaggcgctTGTTTCAGATCATAAAGTGACTTCTTCACACGCCAGACATAGTCCGGGTGCTGAGAGTCGCGGAAACCCAATGGCTGATGCATATAGacagtctcttggagatcaccATGCGGAAAGGCAATctggacatccaactgatgaatgGGCTAGGATCTGGAGAGAGCAATGCTGAGAACTGTCCGTATGGTAGCCGGTTTCACCACGGGGCTGAAAGTCTCATCAAAATCCACACCTGCAATCtgagacctgccatcacctacaaaACGAGCCTTGTAACGCTCAAACAAACTATTAGACTGCTTTTTATGGCGAAAAAATCCACATACAGCGAATAACATTAACATCAGAAAGACGGGGAACCAACTCCCacgtattatttctaataagaTTATTAAATTCAAACTGCATAGCGGACTTCCAATTGGGATCGAATAAGGCTTGTTTTGGGTTACGAGGCAAGGGTGAGATGGGTGGGTCATTAATAGAGACCGAAAGGCTAAAAGACTTTTTAGGTTTGGAAATGTCGTGCATGCTACGGGTAGTCATGGTCCGTACGGGTGGTGCAGGTCGGACCGGAGGCAAGGGCAAAGGCGAGGGAGAAGCAGGAGGGGAGACGGGAGCCGATAAGGAAGGCGAAGAGTCAGTGGGACTTGACGGCGAGACCGGAGGGTCAGGTGGTCGAGAGGACACAGTTTGCCAATGGTGGATCAAATAAAGAGGGAGGTCCTCAGTGAAACACTCATAAGAGGGGGCATGACTCAAGGATAGGTCGGCAAAAGGGAATTTGGTTACATCAAAAATGACATGTCGCGATATTATAATTTTTCTGTTGACAAATCATAACATTGAGCAGGTTCAGATCTACTTTTCtgacctaattttttttatcattttttgtctagttttgttttttttttcctttcctctACGTTATCCTGCTGCAGCCGCCGCACCTTATTGTGCAGCCACTGCCGCCAGCCAAACCCTGCCGCGCCCACCGTCGCGCCGCCGGCCACGCCTAAGCACCGCGCCCCTTCCCTCACCGTTGTCGCTCTCTTCCACGTGCTAAATCGGAGCCGCCCGCATTTGTTTCAAACGACCAACGCTGCGCCTCCTCTCGCGCCCGCCGCACCTCCGACCGCTTCCCCCAGCCGCCGCCTGCCCACGCCACCGCTTGATCTACATCCCTTGATCGCCGATCACCGTTCGTGCAGCGCCGTCGCACCACTTCTGCTTGTTGTGCTCAATACGGGCGTTTGGAAGCCATACCCGACCTGTTTCAGCGTTCAAGCAACCCCTGTATGACCGGCCCAGACCAACCCGATCTGCCAGTGAACCAAACCAGCGGTTCACTCAgtactaaaaaagaaaaagaaaaaaattcaaattcaaattttattttatttgtttgcaGATTACATGGCTACATCTGCATCCACCCCTGGCTCTCCAAACGGTGCCCCAACCAGTGACATCACcactgctctgataccatgaaggaaatATTTTCCGTGCATAATATTGATGGGTAAACACCCTATTTATATAAATACACTGTTTACTAATAATAAAATCTAAACCTAATTATAGACATAATTACATAAGAATAAATACaagaatattctattctatcacCTCCAAAATTAGTTGTTTATCTCCAGGCTAATTTATTGAGCGGTGCCCCTTTTTCTTTTGCTTAATATAAGTTcgtttctttcaaaaaaacaagCATGTGAGTAATTCGATATACGTAGAATTAACAAGAAAAACTATTGATTCAATTTTATGGTATATAAACTAGTAATAGGACttcaaactaaaaaaaaatcaaaaagattAAAAGCTTTGGAGTCTGCCAAAATCTATCAATTTCAAACGAATGACTTGCTTAAATTCAGGACTCATTGAATTGATGGAGAGGTTTCTCATCAATAGCAATGCCAGCAAAACAGGTCCATGTAAATTATCAGGCAGCAAAGACATTGACTTAAACCTTAAACATTAGACACAACGGTGATGGCGAGCAACTCGATGACCAAAGATGTAGCGGCGAACGAATCGACAGAAAACTAATCGACGACGGACAATGCACAGTGATGACGAGCTACTCGATGACGAAAGACGCAACAGCAAATCAATCGACGAAAAAAGGATCGACGGCGAACAACGCACCATCAGTGGCGCAGACGCTCTTTCAAACGGTGAGAggttaaaaaatttaaagaaGGAGATCTAGAAGGAGAAAAGGGGAAGGAAAATACTAAATTGAAAAAAGAGACAAACTCAcattatttttgtaaaaaagtGTTAGGTCGATCATGAATGCATGTCACCAAttgaagaggaaaattcatggagagaaaaggaaaaaaaaaactcaggaATGCATATTTCACCAATAATTGATATTATTCTCAATATTAATACTaacattataatttatttgtgaaCTTCAAAACGAAGATTGACAAAATTACGAATCAATTGTCACATTTTCCTCCAAGTCCTCCAAATTGAAGAATAGATCCAATATTGTTTTTCTCATATCCATAGAATTTAGCCCTATAACAATCGTCGTTGTCTGTGAATGCTTTTGTCAAATAATCTGGTGTGTCGTAGTATCTAGTTCCATTCTTGAATGACACCCACCTAAAATAGCTTGCCCCACGCGTGTCCATGTCCGGAAATACTCCAGATCCCATTGGAGGACTAGGAATGCCGGCATGAGTTGTTCTACCACCCCATCCCACTTGCTTTGCATATAATGCTAGGTTAGTGAATAATTCTGTTGGGAAATATCCAATATTTGTATTCTCCACATTTAACCACCAACTTTTAGTATCAGGATCCTGGATACATATATATAAATTCAGTAAATAGCAACATTATATCTACTCAGTGAAAAATTATTGTTATAAAATTGAATATAATTTAACTTTACCTGGGTGATCCCAACTTGAAACTCAATAATATTATTGTGTTCAGATGTCTTAAGCAAACGTCCACAAAGATAATAACTATGATCAGTTTGAATATAACCTGAACATAGTACATTGTAGCATCCTGTGTTCTGGAAAGTATCTACCTGTCATTTTCCAATatcatgttaaaaaaattagGAGTTCATCTCTGAATttctttttaaatgaaaaacaaTTGTGCAAGATTCaaaaatgaaattcaaaatatgtTCTCATAAAGAAAACGATATAATTATAGAAAAAAATTCAACCGTCCATTGTGCGAACAAATGAGTTCCAACATCACCATTGTATAATTGTGGAGCCACCTAACAACAATGTATGAGACAAATTAGCTAGTGAGTTTTTGTATATTTAAATTAACAAGTCATATATGCATACACATTTttggggtaaatagccaagaTGGTCCCTAAATGTGTCAACCGCCTTCAAGttagtccctaaacttctaaaatgcctcccgcggtccctgaatgtggcaaaagTCATTCACCGTTAGTCCTTGACGTTAAAATAAGGAACGGACGTTaacaaaatctttttattttattttttttcttagttGGACTGCCTACGTGGAATTGAGTGTTGGTAAAACATTTAGACCATTTAGACGTCAATtagtccctgaatgtggcaaatTAACCCCCAATGtaaaatttatcattttttaaaaaagtggtGGTTGGGGGATTCGAACCTAGAGCTTGAGGGTGTAAAAACAACTCATTTGCCGGCTGAACTAAACAATTTACTAGCTATAATGTGAATTCTATTTAACTTCCGGTTGAAACATtatcaccttcatcttcatgaAGATAAACCCACAGAACCAACAGATAACTCCATGGAACCTACCATAAAACTATTGAAGCTCGAATACACATTTTGATGTGGATGGTTCAAATCATGAAGATTTTGCTCCAATTTTATACACATCAACGTTAATTTTTGTCTCCACAGTCTCCAAACTAGTTTGTCTTCCATCAGACATGATGACCATCATGCACGCATTCTGCTCGTGGTCATGAGGCTGCTGCTAGTGttatcaacatcatcatcatcatcatgttgCTCTGTGTTGGCTTTCTTCTTGTTCTGTATCAAAGTGTGTAGAAACTTGCTCCTTCTATCTAACTCCTTCTCTGCTCCTCCTTCCATGTGTGCTTAAACGCACTCACTCTCCAGTCAACCCTTTTCCTCTCTTGCTTGTTAGATTCAGATTGTGAATACCAGTCTCGTTAGAGCAGTGGCAACTCAACTATCTTGTGCATTTAGGATTGATAAAAAgggggaaaagaaaaaaaaaaaaagaggaaaagaaggaGAGATAGCAGAAGAGTGAACTGGAATGAGTGTAGGAAGAACAACAAAGAAATTGCGAGggaaatggaagaagaaattcAGAGGTGGGAAGAAGGAAGGTTTGAGAATTTGGGATTTTCCCCTAATTTTTAGGGTTCTTCTTCATATAAACGAAatcaaggactaaattgaagcatTTCAAACTTTCCCAACGTTTAAATGCCACGTAAACTTcagcatataaaaaaaaatccatgtcaGCACTCCGTTAACGTCTGTCAACTTTTTTCAACTCGGGGACTGTCATGAAGGGGTTTGGCCACATTGAGGGACTCCGAGaggcattttagaagtttagagACAAACTTGAAGGCGgctgacacattcagggaccaacttggctatttaccccatTTTTGGGAAAAAAACTATAGTAAATAAATAGATTAAAACTCACATGCCACCCAGCAGCAATTTcatttaatgcatttattgGTCCATTTTGAACCCACGTAAGAGCGGCGCTTGATTGATCTTTTTCAACAATTGGTTGCCAAACGCTAGAAGTTCCATTCACACCATTAAAATTTCCAAAGGGTACAACGAAAACTCCAGCAACCTATTAATTCGATAAATTTACATCATCATTTTAATCAAATCATTATATGTAATTTAACAAAGtaacaaaaataatatttgaTCTTCAGAGAAAACTTACATGAGTACGATATGTGGGATCTTGTT
This is a stretch of genomic DNA from Lotus japonicus ecotype B-129 chromosome 1, LjGifu_v1.2. It encodes these proteins:
- the LOC130730063 gene encoding uncharacterized mitochondrial protein AtMg00810-like, whose translation is MHQPLGFRDSQHPDYVWRVKKSLYDLKQAPRAWYQRFADYISSIGFQHSISDHSLFIFRRGTNIVYILRYVDDIILVASSHDVRKSFMTLLASEFAMKDLGPLSYFLGITVTRHAGGLFLSQSTYAIEIIARAGMASCNPSATPVDTKQKLRSSSGTPCEDATLYQSLAGALQYLTFTRPDISYVVQQVCLHMHAPHTDHMLALKRVLRYVRGTLNYGLHLYPSPIEKLVSYTDADWGGCSDTRRSTSGYCVFLGDNLISWSSKRQPTLSRSSVEAEYRGVANVVSESCWIMLSPSLAGSAIYFRSFTFLYVRQHWFTVTMLVPSTSLEI
- the LOC130730072 gene encoding uncharacterized protein LOC130730072, yielding MINILFFVCCLVTRSASQRVDGMHNKLQEDFELERQLKIINKPPVKSIQRKPSNQKTIENPNLRNSPSKPKFGLEKPCPKGTVPIRRTTKNNLVQAKSLLDNQILAQQDPTYRTHVAGVFVVPFGNFNGVNGTSSVWQPIVEKDQSSAALTWVQNGPINALNEIAAGWHVAPQLYNGDVGTHLFAQWTVDTFQNTGCYNVLCSGYIQTDHSYYLCGRLLKTSEHNNIIEFQVGITQDPDTKSWWLNVENTNIGYFPTELFTNLALYAKQVGWGGRTTHAGIPSPPMGSGVFPDMDTRGASYFRWVSFKNGTRYYDTPDYLTKAFTDNDDCYRAKFYGYEKNNIGSILQFGGLGGKCDN